A section of the Petrimonas sulfuriphila genome encodes:
- a CDS encoding phospholipase, giving the protein MTSLYILLGIIVFFLMALYISNTIQRKKGNTQERKTPLPSIDVRTKQEKESGCCGMHEVCEKDSLIAAFREEPEYFDDEELDRFHFRESGSYSDKEVEEFREVFYTIVDEEKPRWVRSLQLRGIAVPDQIKDEIVLVVSDLREAKMHA; this is encoded by the coding sequence ATGACAAGTTTATATATATTACTCGGAATTATCGTGTTCTTTCTCATGGCGTTGTATATTTCCAATACAATACAACGCAAAAAGGGGAACACACAGGAACGTAAAACGCCTCTCCCGTCGATAGACGTAAGGACAAAACAGGAAAAAGAAAGCGGATGTTGCGGTATGCATGAGGTTTGCGAGAAAGACAGCCTTATCGCTGCTTTCCGGGAGGAACCCGAATATTTTGATGATGAAGAGCTCGACCGTTTTCATTTTCGGGAATCCGGTAGTTATTCCGATAAGGAGGTGGAGGAGTTTCGCGAAGTATTCTACACTATTGTGGATGAAGAGAAGCCGCGATGGGTACGCAGCCTGCAGCTACGCGGAATCGCTGTCCCCGATCAGATAAAAGACGAAATTGTGCTTGTTGTCAGCGATTTACGCGAAGCAAAAATGCATGCTTGA
- a CDS encoding 3-phosphoshikimate 1-carboxyvinyltransferase: MQYKIYPPEKLKTTIELPASKSISNRVLILNALSLNTNPVENLSDCEDTQVIIDAFNSDSNVFDVKGAGTAMRFLTAFLAGMDGEWIVQGSKRMHERPIYPLVDTLKAIGADIEYLKNEGCPPLKIRGKRLQGGEVYVSGSVSSQFISALMMVAPTMENGLIINIRDEIISKPYISLTAKLMEEYGIHLKWEGNRIKIKPQSYKPVSFKVESDWSAASYWYEMVALCPDAEITLLGLKENSYQGDANLVSLFKDLGVSTEFVSNGVVIRKAGKPIKKFFHNFIYEPDLAQTFAATCCFLHVPFIFSGVQSLRIKETDRIEALKTELKKLGFVLRETDSEMLEWDGERCFVEENAVMDTYDDHRMAMSLSSAAILFKSLTMNDPHVVSKSYPNFWDDLRKAGFRIEEV, from the coding sequence ATGCAATACAAAATATATCCGCCCGAAAAGTTAAAAACAACCATCGAACTTCCGGCATCCAAGAGCATCAGCAACCGGGTTCTCATCCTGAATGCGCTTAGCTTGAATACCAACCCGGTGGAGAATCTTTCGGATTGCGAGGATACACAGGTTATTATCGATGCTTTCAACTCCGATTCAAATGTGTTTGACGTGAAAGGTGCAGGAACGGCCATGCGGTTTCTGACGGCTTTCCTGGCCGGAATGGACGGAGAGTGGATTGTTCAGGGCTCAAAACGAATGCACGAACGTCCCATTTATCCGTTGGTGGATACATTGAAGGCAATAGGAGCAGATATTGAATACCTGAAAAATGAAGGTTGTCCTCCGTTGAAAATTCGGGGAAAAAGGTTACAGGGTGGAGAGGTTTATGTCTCCGGTAGCGTCAGCTCGCAGTTTATTTCTGCGCTAATGATGGTGGCTCCCACTATGGAGAATGGATTGATCATCAATATCCGGGACGAAATTATATCGAAGCCTTATATCAGTCTGACCGCTAAACTGATGGAAGAATATGGTATTCACCTTAAATGGGAGGGGAACAGAATAAAGATCAAGCCGCAGTCTTATAAACCCGTTAGTTTTAAGGTAGAGTCGGATTGGTCGGCCGCCTCTTACTGGTACGAAATGGTAGCGCTTTGCCCTGATGCCGAGATTACCCTGCTCGGATTGAAAGAAAACAGCTATCAGGGAGATGCCAACCTGGTAAGCCTTTTTAAGGATCTGGGCGTTTCAACGGAGTTTGTTTCAAACGGTGTGGTTATCCGAAAAGCAGGAAAGCCCATCAAAAAGTTTTTCCATAATTTTATCTATGAACCGGACTTAGCGCAAACTTTTGCCGCAACCTGTTGTTTTCTGCATGTGCCGTTTATTTTTTCGGGTGTTCAAAGTTTGCGTATCAAAGAAACGGACCGTATTGAAGCGCTGAAAACGGAATTGAAAAAACTGGGATTTGTCTTGCGTGAAACCGACAGCGAGATGCTGGAATGGGACGGTGAACGTTGCTTTGTTGAAGAGAACGCGGTTATGGACACGTACGACGATCACCGGATGGCGATGTCGTTGTCATCGGCAGCTATTCTGTTTAAGTCATTAACAATGAATGATCCGCATGTTGTCAGCAAGTCGTACCCGAACTTCTGGGACGACCTCAGAAAAGCAGGGTTCCGTATCGAAGAGGTTTGA
- a CDS encoding exo-alpha-sialidase — MTVQISRDGGVSWQPNVLVYDGPSAYSDMTVFRNGDVGIVYENGLENPYEKITFLRMKRKRFK, encoded by the coding sequence ATGACCGTACAAATTAGTCGTGATGGTGGGGTATCGTGGCAACCCAACGTATTGGTTTATGATGGACCCTCCGCATACTCGGACATGACGGTTTTCCGTAACGGAGATGTTGGAATCGTTTACGAAAACGGGTTGGAGAATCCTTACGAAAAGATTACTTTTCTGAGAATGAAAAGAAAACGGTTTAAATAA
- a CDS encoding sodium-dependent transporter has product MNEKRSTFGSKLGMVAAAAGSAVGLGNIWRFPSETADGGGAIFIIVYIACILFFGIPLMVAEFLIGRSSRANAAGAFHKLAPNTPWKWVGRLGVLTGFVILGFYMVVCGWTVDYFIQSVTGSLKEVSDFSANFNTLLANRPKQVGLMAFFVLLTAYFIFSGVQKGIERSAKIMMPVLFLLLIVLVVRALSLEGARGGIDFLFKPDFQEVKSTVFLDAMGQAFFSLSLGMGCMMTYASYFKDNTNLTKTAVQVSLLDSTVALLAGMVIFPSAFALTTNPDTIVSELVAGGPGLLFITVPGLFNQMEGSMIWSAMFFLLLAIAALTSTISLMEVVTIYIQEEHKVSRKKGLFFVLIGVLLLGTLSALSPQSFNILDMASAKIMLPVGGLFISLFAGWYLDKKIVQVELTNDGKIKFGISFLKTYSFILKFLAPVAILLIFLYGLIG; this is encoded by the coding sequence ATGAACGAAAAAAGGTCCACGTTCGGATCAAAATTGGGTATGGTGGCAGCGGCAGCGGGTTCCGCGGTTGGGTTGGGAAATATTTGGCGCTTCCCGAGTGAAACGGCCGACGGGGGCGGTGCCATTTTTATCATCGTCTACATAGCGTGCATCCTGTTTTTCGGAATCCCGCTGATGGTGGCAGAGTTTTTAATCGGACGTTCATCAAGAGCCAATGCTGCAGGCGCTTTTCACAAACTGGCGCCGAACACCCCGTGGAAATGGGTGGGGCGGCTCGGAGTGCTTACCGGATTTGTCATTCTGGGGTTCTATATGGTGGTCTGTGGCTGGACTGTGGATTATTTTATTCAATCCGTTACAGGAAGTTTGAAAGAGGTGAGCGATTTTTCAGCCAATTTTAACACGTTGCTCGCCAACCGTCCCAAACAGGTCGGCTTAATGGCCTTTTTTGTCCTTCTTACGGCGTATTTTATTTTTTCAGGGGTACAAAAAGGAATTGAACGGTCGGCAAAAATCATGATGCCGGTTTTGTTTCTGTTGCTAATCGTCCTTGTTGTCAGGGCACTTTCGCTCGAAGGGGCAAGGGGGGGCATCGATTTTCTTTTTAAGCCGGATTTTCAAGAGGTAAAATCCACTGTTTTCCTCGATGCCATGGGACAGGCATTTTTCTCGCTGTCCCTGGGAATGGGATGCATGATGACTTATGCTTCCTATTTCAAGGACAATACGAATTTAACAAAAACAGCAGTACAGGTATCCCTGCTCGATTCTACAGTGGCACTTCTTGCCGGAATGGTCATTTTCCCGTCGGCTTTTGCGTTGACCACAAATCCCGATACCATCGTTTCGGAACTGGTGGCAGGCGGTCCCGGATTGCTCTTTATTACCGTTCCCGGGCTTTTCAATCAAATGGAAGGATCGATGATCTGGTCGGCCATGTTTTTCCTCCTTTTGGCGATTGCCGCGCTTACCTCCACCATTTCGCTGATGGAGGTTGTTACAATTTATATCCAGGAAGAGCACAAGGTAAGCCGGAAAAAAGGCCTTTTTTTTGTGTTAATCGGAGTCTTGCTCCTGGGCACTCTTTCTGCCCTTTCCCCACAGTCCTTTAATATATTGGATATGGCTTCGGCAAAAATAATGCTCCCCGTGGGTGGATTGTTTATTTCTCTTTTTGCAGGATGGTATCTCGACAAGAAAATTGTTCAGGTGGAACTGACCAACGATGGAAAAATAAAATTTGGTATCTCCTTCCTGAAAACATACAGCTTCATTCTTAAATTTCTGGCGCCAGTTGCCATCTTGTTGATATTTTTATACGGATTAATCGGATAG
- a CDS encoding YaaA family protein: MQIVMSPAKRMNFNAQEENIKTTPPVFSRKTGEVLEVCRKLSETDIAEKMKVNREIAQQVYGYFQSFNSRTIPLRAAALAYDGIAYKGLNAHDFNKGEVLFAQKHLSILSGLYGALKPFDRIKPYRLEFARKIQPKGYKDLYEFWQNEVNQYLSGKLAKDEKVIINVASKEYSSVLSKKLLPEKTRIVEISFLQQEGNDLKQIVVHSKKARGLMARFIIKNRLNVAEDVKAFGYEDYFYYPQLSSENKWVFVR; the protein is encoded by the coding sequence ATGCAAATCGTTATGTCTCCCGCCAAGCGGATGAATTTTAATGCGCAGGAAGAAAATATAAAAACGACCCCTCCGGTCTTCTCCCGAAAAACCGGAGAAGTGTTGGAAGTGTGCAGAAAACTTTCGGAAACCGATATCGCTGAGAAAATGAAGGTGAACCGCGAAATTGCTCAGCAAGTGTATGGATATTTTCAATCGTTCAACTCCAGGACAATTCCGCTTCGGGCAGCCGCGCTGGCTTATGACGGTATTGCTTACAAAGGGTTAAACGCGCATGATTTCAATAAGGGAGAGGTCCTGTTTGCCCAGAAACACCTGAGCATCCTCTCTGGACTTTACGGCGCTCTGAAACCTTTCGACCGGATAAAGCCTTACCGGTTGGAATTTGCCCGGAAAATCCAACCCAAGGGGTATAAGGATTTATACGAATTTTGGCAAAACGAAGTAAACCAATACCTTTCCGGAAAATTGGCAAAAGACGAGAAGGTAATCATCAATGTAGCTTCCAAAGAATATTCAAGCGTTTTATCTAAAAAGCTTTTACCTGAAAAAACGCGGATCGTTGAGATAAGCTTCCTTCAGCAGGAAGGCAATGACCTTAAGCAAATAGTGGTTCACAGTAAAAAGGCTCGTGGGTTGATGGCCCGGTTTATCATCAAGAACCGGCTGAATGTTGCTGAGGATGTAAAAGCTTTCGGTTACGAGGACTATTTCTACTATCCGCAACTTTCCTCTGAAAACAAATGGGTGTTTGTCAGATAA
- the cysS gene encoding cysteine--tRNA ligase — protein MSQPLVIYNTLSRAKELFEPIKPPFVGMYVCGPTVYSDVHLGNCRTFISFDLIYRYLIHIGYKVRYVRNITDAGHLEGDNDEGEDKFAKKAKLEQLEPMEIVQKYTLGFHEILRIFNTLPPSIEPTATGHIVEQIEMIKEILAAGYAYETAGTVYFDVEKYSRKYSYGILTNRKLEDLLEGTRELSGQDEKKGRLDFALWIKAKPETLMKWPSPWGWGFPGWHIECSAMGTKYLGTTFDIHGGGMDLQATHHTNEIAQSQACHHAEPVKYWVHTNMLTVNGARMSKTAGNGFLPKELFTGDHPLLDRGYSPMTVRFFMAQSHYRSTLDFSNEALQAAEKGYKKLMESIKRISKIEPAAHSSVNIDELRASCYSAMNDDFNSPVLIAQLFEAVRVINSAVDKTETLTRDDIGKLNALMQTFVFDVLGLTDESEANAGGDVINGLMDLILDIRKSARENKDWVTSDKIRDQLKAAGVEIKDTKDGVEWRI, from the coding sequence ATTTCGCAACCTCTGGTCATTTACAATACGCTCAGTCGCGCAAAGGAGCTTTTCGAGCCCATAAAGCCGCCTTTTGTGGGAATGTATGTTTGCGGACCTACGGTGTACAGCGATGTGCATTTGGGGAACTGCCGTACATTTATTTCTTTTGATCTTATTTACAGGTACTTGATTCATATCGGATACAAGGTGAGGTACGTGAGGAACATCACGGATGCGGGACATCTGGAAGGCGATAACGATGAGGGTGAAGATAAGTTTGCTAAAAAAGCGAAATTGGAACAACTGGAGCCGATGGAGATTGTACAAAAATACACCCTCGGTTTCCACGAGATATTGCGTATTTTCAATACGCTGCCTCCTAGCATTGAGCCCACGGCAACCGGACATATCGTGGAGCAAATAGAGATGATAAAAGAGATCCTTGCTGCAGGGTATGCCTACGAAACAGCGGGAACGGTTTATTTCGATGTGGAGAAATACAGCCGTAAATATTCGTACGGGATACTCACAAACCGTAAACTGGAAGATCTGCTCGAAGGAACGCGGGAACTAAGCGGGCAAGACGAAAAGAAAGGCAGGCTGGATTTTGCGCTCTGGATTAAGGCAAAACCCGAGACGTTGATGAAGTGGCCATCGCCGTGGGGTTGGGGATTTCCTGGCTGGCACATAGAGTGTTCTGCCATGGGCACCAAGTATTTGGGAACTACCTTTGACATCCACGGGGGAGGGATGGATTTGCAGGCAACGCACCATACCAATGAAATTGCCCAATCGCAGGCTTGTCATCATGCGGAACCGGTAAAATATTGGGTTCACACCAATATGTTGACAGTTAACGGCGCCCGAATGTCAAAAACAGCCGGGAACGGATTTTTGCCTAAAGAATTGTTTACGGGCGACCACCCCTTATTGGACAGGGGGTATTCACCAATGACCGTACGCTTTTTTATGGCGCAATCGCACTATCGCAGTACACTTGATTTTTCCAATGAAGCGCTGCAGGCTGCAGAAAAAGGCTACAAAAAACTGATGGAAAGCATCAAAAGAATATCAAAGATTGAGCCTGCAGCCCACTCATCGGTGAATATAGATGAGCTTCGCGCAAGTTGTTATTCAGCCATGAACGACGACTTCAACAGTCCTGTACTTATTGCGCAGCTGTTTGAGGCTGTCAGGGTCATCAATTCGGCAGTAGATAAAACGGAAACCCTCACGAGGGACGACATCGGCAAGTTGAACGCTTTGATGCAAACCTTTGTCTTTGATGTTCTTGGATTGACGGACGAGAGCGAAGCGAATGCCGGGGGCGATGTAATCAATGGCTTGATGGATCTGATACTTGATATTCGCAAATCGGCCCGTGAAAACAAGGATTGGGTTACCTCCGATAAGATTCGCGATCAATTGAAAGCCGCAGGTGTGGAAATAAAAGATACGAAGGACGGCGTGGAATGGCGGATTTGA
- a CDS encoding DUF5020 family protein, producing the protein MLRKLFLFTLSLVAFASMNAQNLQLHFDPRHSLYGDNINAPINYLTATFEMFKPDAWGSTFMFVDFDFNFDKRNPGLAYAEIARAFKIGDFPLMPHLEYNGGLGLVRGTGYSFSIPSSYLAGMQYPFQLGNFFMGTYLAYKLNAFETNSHDVQWTLTWNSAFPNSKVSLAGFLDLWTENKNRATGEGGKKLILLSEPQVWYNFTPNFAIGSEIELSYNFARLEKFTAIPTIATKWNF; encoded by the coding sequence ATGTTGCGAAAATTATTTCTGTTTACCTTATCATTGGTGGCTTTTGCCTCGATGAATGCGCAAAACCTACAATTGCACTTCGATCCGCGCCACTCGCTCTACGGCGATAATATTAACGCCCCAATCAATTACCTGACGGCAACCTTCGAGATGTTTAAACCCGATGCCTGGGGTTCAACATTCATGTTCGTGGATTTTGATTTTAACTTTGACAAAAGAAATCCGGGATTAGCGTATGCAGAGATTGCACGTGCATTTAAGATAGGCGATTTCCCGTTGATGCCGCATTTGGAATACAACGGTGGGCTAGGTTTGGTAAGAGGCACGGGTTACAGTTTCTCCATTCCGAGTTCTTATTTAGCAGGAATGCAATATCCGTTTCAATTGGGTAATTTCTTTATGGGAACCTATTTAGCTTACAAATTAAATGCTTTCGAAACCAACAGTCACGACGTACAATGGACCTTGACGTGGAATTCAGCATTTCCAAACAGCAAAGTATCGCTGGCCGGTTTTCTGGATCTGTGGACTGAAAACAAAAATCGGGCTACCGGAGAAGGCGGCAAGAAATTGATTCTTTTAAGCGAGCCTCAGGTATGGTATAACTTCACACCGAATTTTGCTATCGGTAGCGAAATTGAATTGAGTTACAACTTTGCTCGCCTCGAAAAATTCACTGCCATACCTACTATAGCTACCAAATGGAACTTCTAA
- a CDS encoding NCS2 family permease, whose translation MIEKLFKLKENNTNIRTEILAGIITFLTMSYILAVNPQILGETGMDKGALFTTTAVAAIAGTIFMALIANVPIAQAPGMGLNNFFAFSVVIAMGHSWQFALTGVLLSGFCFMLLTIFNIRKIIVDNIPVALKNAIPIGIGLFITLIGLKSAGIVTPNQFTLVQLGNMADPNVWIAVLGLVVIAVLLVKKVHGAILIGIIISTIFAGFLGMIQLPQGSWITLPPSIEPIFFKFEWSSILTFDMLIVVFTFLMVNIFDAMGTLIGVISKIGKSEKDGSFPQLQKALFADALGTFVGAVLGTSPNTSYVESASGVAAGGRTGLTSVSTTLMFVLALFFAPIFLMVPAAATAPALIIIGLFMMSSVADIDFNEISEGLPAFVTIIFMPFTYSIANGIIFGMLSFTLVKLLSGKVKDVSITMYVLTLFFLIKIILDASNAFVH comes from the coding sequence ATGATAGAAAAACTATTCAAACTTAAAGAAAACAACACCAACATCCGCACAGAGATCTTGGCCGGTATCATCACCTTTTTGACCATGTCCTATATTTTGGCTGTGAACCCTCAAATATTGGGTGAGACAGGTATGGATAAAGGAGCGCTATTCACGACGACTGCCGTTGCGGCTATTGCCGGAACCATTTTTATGGCACTCATTGCCAATGTACCTATAGCCCAGGCACCTGGAATGGGGTTGAACAACTTTTTTGCTTTCAGCGTAGTTATCGCGATGGGACACTCCTGGCAATTTGCTTTGACAGGCGTTTTACTTTCAGGTTTCTGTTTCATGCTGCTGACCATTTTCAATATTCGAAAAATTATTGTAGACAATATTCCGGTGGCGCTAAAAAATGCGATTCCTATTGGTATTGGATTGTTTATCACGTTGATAGGACTGAAAAGTGCGGGGATTGTAACCCCAAACCAGTTTACGCTCGTTCAACTCGGGAACATGGCAGATCCCAATGTTTGGATTGCAGTACTCGGATTGGTGGTTATTGCAGTGCTTTTGGTTAAAAAAGTACACGGTGCGATCCTGATCGGAATTATTATTTCCACCATATTTGCCGGATTTTTGGGAATGATCCAGTTACCTCAAGGCAGCTGGATTACACTTCCGCCCAGCATAGAGCCTATCTTTTTTAAATTCGAATGGAGCAGTATCTTAACTTTCGACATGCTGATCGTTGTGTTTACTTTCCTGATGGTCAACATCTTTGACGCTATGGGCACATTGATTGGTGTCATCTCAAAAATTGGAAAATCGGAAAAAGACGGTAGTTTCCCTCAATTACAGAAAGCATTGTTTGCCGACGCATTGGGAACATTCGTAGGAGCTGTCTTGGGTACAAGTCCGAATACCTCATACGTGGAAAGTGCTTCGGGGGTCGCAGCCGGTGGAAGGACAGGACTTACCAGTGTGAGCACTACACTAATGTTTGTACTGGCCCTTTTCTTTGCCCCGATATTCTTAATGGTGCCAGCTGCAGCAACAGCTCCGGCACTGATCATTATTGGGCTATTTATGATGAGTTCGGTTGCTGATATCGACTTCAACGAAATAAGCGAAGGACTTCCGGCATTCGTCACCATCATATTTATGCCGTTCACATACAGCATTGCCAACGGAATTATTTTCGGAATGTTGAGCTTCACCCTTGTTAAACTCTTATCGGGAAAAGTAAAAGACGTAAGCATTACCATGTATGTACTGACGCTTTTTTTCCTGATTAAAATTATTCTTGACGCGTCAAATGCATTTGTTCACTAA
- the efp gene encoding elongation factor P, with amino-acid sequence MATTADFRNGMCIDLEGQYYFIVEFLHVKPGKGAAFVRTKLKNVTTGRVLEKTFNSGVRVDEVRIERRPFQYLYQDDMGYNFMNTETFEQIPIPAEQIEGVQFLKEGDLVEVQIHSESGTILTAEMPTHVVLQVTYTEPGIKGDTATNTLKPATVETGAEVRVPLFINEGEKIKVDTRTGTYVERVKE; translated from the coding sequence ATGGCAACAACAGCTGATTTCAGAAACGGAATGTGCATCGATTTGGAAGGACAATATTATTTCATCGTAGAATTTCTTCACGTGAAACCCGGAAAAGGTGCAGCTTTCGTACGTACAAAACTTAAAAACGTAACAACGGGACGTGTTCTCGAAAAGACTTTCAACTCGGGTGTCAGGGTGGATGAGGTTCGCATAGAACGCCGTCCGTTCCAATACCTTTATCAGGACGATATGGGATATAACTTCATGAACACCGAAACTTTCGAACAAATACCTATCCCTGCCGAACAGATTGAGGGAGTGCAGTTCCTGAAAGAGGGCGACCTGGTGGAAGTTCAAATCCATTCCGAAAGCGGTACCATCTTAACAGCAGAAATGCCTACACACGTAGTACTGCAGGTTACGTATACCGAACCCGGTATCAAGGGCGATACGGCTACTAACACATTGAAGCCTGCCACCGTTGAAACCGGAGCGGAAGTCCGAGTTCCCCTGTTCATCAACGAAGGTGAAAAAATTAAGGTAGATACACGCACGGGAACATATGTTGAACGTGTGAAGGAATAA
- the radC gene encoding DNA repair protein RadC, translated as MKKISIKEWAEEDRPREKMMLKGVSALSDSELLAILIGSGNDKESAVELCKRILQKAGNNLNKLGRFSVNDLVTNFRGIGPAKAITIIAALELGRRRKSEGAVNRKKITSSDDAYAVFYPVLVDLNHEETWALLLDRSNKVVATLQVSRGGISGTVVDIRLILREAISHYASSIVLGHNHPSGNCTPSAQDTAISKKLKEAARWMDISLLDHIIVCGETYYSFADNGMI; from the coding sequence ATGAAAAAAATCAGCATAAAAGAGTGGGCCGAAGAGGATCGTCCGCGTGAAAAAATGATGCTGAAGGGTGTTTCGGCACTGTCGGATTCCGAGTTACTAGCTATTCTTATCGGTTCAGGCAACGACAAGGAGAGCGCAGTGGAACTATGCAAAAGAATTCTGCAGAAAGCCGGTAATAACCTCAACAAATTAGGCCGTTTCAGCGTTAACGATCTGGTGACTAATTTCCGTGGTATCGGACCGGCAAAAGCAATTACTATAATTGCTGCTCTGGAGCTGGGTAGAAGAAGGAAATCGGAAGGAGCGGTTAACAGAAAAAAAATCACCTCTTCCGATGATGCCTATGCCGTTTTCTATCCTGTGCTGGTAGATTTAAATCACGAAGAGACGTGGGCATTGCTTCTCGACCGATCCAATAAAGTGGTTGCCACTTTGCAGGTCAGCCGTGGTGGTATATCGGGAACAGTAGTTGACATACGGTTAATCCTCCGCGAAGCAATCAGTCATTATGCAAGCAGTATCGTGTTGGGGCATAACCACCCGTCGGGGAACTGTACGCCTAGCGCACAGGATACCGCAATCTCAAAAAAACTGAAGGAGGCAGCCCGATGGATGGATATTTCTTTACTTGATCATATAATCGTATGTGGTGAAACGTATTACAGTTTTGCCGATAATGGCATGATATAA
- a CDS encoding DUF59 domain-containing protein, which produces MNDELQKLQDKIVVLLRTVYDPEIPVNIYDLGLIYDVDIDDTNNVTIEMTFTSPSCPAADFILMDVQMKIESIPEVNSVDLNLTFDPPWDKSMMSEEALLELGFM; this is translated from the coding sequence ATGAACGACGAATTACAAAAACTTCAAGATAAAATAGTGGTTTTGCTCCGCACGGTGTACGACCCCGAAATTCCGGTAAATATCTACGACCTGGGATTAATATATGACGTGGACATTGACGATACCAACAACGTAACCATTGAAATGACCTTTACTTCTCCCAGTTGTCCCGCTGCCGACTTCATCCTGATGGATGTGCAGATGAAAATAGAGTCCATACCGGAAGTGAACAGCGTAGACCTTAACCTTACGTTTGATCCACCATGGGATAAATCGATGATGAGCGAAGAAGCTTTGCTGGAACTTGGGTTTATGTAA
- a CDS encoding UDP-2,3-diacylglucosamine diphosphatase, with protein sequence MNKKVYFVSDAHLGSKMHADSVETERKLCRWLDFVKEDAQAIYLLGDIFDYWFEYKTVVPRGFTRLLGKLSEITDSGVVVYFFIGNHDIWLTDYLQNECGLIVHRKPFVTELSGKKFFIAHGDGLADKSASFRILRRIFHSTFLRRCFAAIHPRWTVGLAHAWSNKSRESGGVQDFLGEDNEYLIQFAKQEIIRTPDIDYFVFGHRHLLLDLPLNETSRVINIGDWIQHFSYGVFDGKEMELKKF encoded by the coding sequence ATGAACAAAAAAGTATATTTCGTTTCCGACGCTCATTTGGGTTCAAAAATGCACGCCGATTCCGTTGAAACGGAGCGGAAATTGTGCCGTTGGCTCGATTTTGTAAAGGAAGATGCGCAAGCCATTTACCTGCTGGGCGATATCTTCGATTATTGGTTCGAATATAAAACCGTTGTACCCAGAGGATTTACGCGTCTGCTGGGTAAACTGTCGGAAATTACCGACTCAGGGGTGGTTGTGTATTTTTTCATTGGCAATCACGACATCTGGCTCACCGATTATCTCCAGAACGAATGCGGGTTAATTGTCCACCGCAAACCGTTTGTCACGGAACTTTCCGGCAAGAAATTTTTTATCGCTCACGGCGACGGATTGGCCGATAAATCGGCTTCGTTCAGGATACTTCGTAGAATTTTTCACAGTACGTTCTTGCGACGCTGTTTTGCGGCTATCCATCCTCGATGGACCGTGGGCCTGGCACACGCATGGTCGAATAAAAGCCGGGAATCAGGCGGTGTACAGGATTTTTTAGGTGAGGACAACGAATACCTTATCCAGTTTGCAAAGCAGGAAATTATCCGAACTCCGGATATTGACTATTTTGTTTTCGGACACAGGCACCTCTTATTGGATTTACCGCTGAACGAAACGTCGCGCGTTATCAATATCGGCGACTGGATACAGCATTTCTCGTACGGTGTCTTTGACGGAAAGGAAATGGAACTGAAAAAGTTTTAA